The following DNA comes from Candidatus Methylomirabilota bacterium.
GACAGGCGCAGGTACCCCTCGCCGTACTGGCCGAAAGCCGTCCCCGCCAGTACGGCGACACCCGCCTCGTTCAACAACCGGTCGGCGACCTCTGCGGACGAGCGGCGGGTGCCCGTGATATTGGGGAAGACGTAGAAGGCCCCACGGGGGCGCGCACACTTCACGCCGGGCAGGCGGTTCAGGCCGTCCACCACCAGGTCGCGGCGCCGCTTGAACTCCGCGACCATGCGGGCCGTCGGCGTCTGGTCGCCCTGCAGGGCGGCGATGCCGGCCAGCTGTACGAACGAGGACGTGCAGGAGTTCGAGTTCACCATCAGCCTGGTCACGTGCTCGGCGAGCGGCACCGGCATCACCCCGTAACCCAGGCGCCACCCCGTCATGGCATACGACTTGGAGAACCCGTCGAGCAGGACGGTGAGCTCGCGCATGCCGGGCATGCCCATGATCGACACGAACTCGCCCTCGTAGAGGAACTGCCGGTAGATCTCGTCGGCGAGCACGGGGATGCCGCGGGCGGCGGCCAGCGCCGCGATGCGCTCGATCTGGCTGCGATCGAGCACCCCGCCCGTGGGGTTCTCCGGCGAGTTGATGATGATGAGCCGCGTCCGCGCGGACAGCTTGCGCTCGAAGAGCTCGAGGTCGAAGCCGAAGCCCGTGTCCTCCCGCAGCGGGATGGGCACGGGCACGCCGCCCGCGAAGTTGATGACCGACTCGTAGATGGGAAACCCCGGGTTGGGATAGATGACCTCGTCGCCGGCGCCGGCCAGGGCCAGGATGGTGAAGAACATGATGGGCTTGGCCCCGGGCGTCACCACCACCTCGTCCGGCGAGACCGGCACGCCCCGCGTCTCGGCCACGTGCTTGGCGATGGCTTCCCGGAGCTCGGGCAGCCCGGCCGAGGGCCCGTAGTGCGTCGCGCCCGCGTCCAGGGCTTGCTTGGCGGCTTCCTTGACGTGGGCGGGGGTATCGAAGTCGGGCTCGCCGATCTCGAGGTGAATGATCGACTTGCCCTGGCGCTCCAGGGCCTTGGCGCGGGCCAGGACCTCGAACGCCGATTCCGTGCCGAGTCGGCTCATGCGCTGGGCGAAGTTCATGCCGGGATTATAGGGTATCTTCACGTGAACAGTGGACGTACCGGCGCCAGCCGCTGGTGGGAACTGACCGGCGGGCCGGCCGTCCAGCGCGCAGCCTGCGAGTCCCTCAAAGCCGATGCCTGGGCAACCTTATCCGCCAGCCGCGCGCCGATCCTCCGATCGAGTACCGCGCCCCCTGGCGGTGCGGGCCAGACACGACACGCGCTCATATGATCGCGTCGCCCCGCCGACACTTGGCAGACACTTCCGGCCAGCCTGGCAATCTGCCGAGCGTGGCCGCCCGGCGCGGCCTGGCTCAAACACGCAGATCTTCATCTCTCCGATCCGCGCTTCCCGTCCAACGGTCCTGGCATCGCGTTCGCACCATCGTTCTGCGTTCATGTCCCGCTTCGGGTTCTGCGACGCCCACGGCGCCACGGAGAGCCATGACCGTGTCGATCAGCGCGCTCGTCTGGCATTCGTCCGGCGCGAGATACGCCTCACCATCGCAGGGCTCGTGGTCACGCTTACCGCCGCGGCGTTGACCATCGCCGATATGCTCGGCGTGCTCGCCATTCGCATCGAAGCGCAGGCGTGGGCCGCTACAATCGCTCAGGGCCTGTTCTTTCTCATCGTCGCGGCCCTGATCTATGGCGCGTGCGTGTATCAGCTGGCCCGGATCGGCCAACTCCGACGTCACGCCGCTCACGTGCCCGCCACCGACGAAGACCTGCGTCGGGTCTACCGGGAAGCAGCACCGCCGCTGCTCACCGTGCTGGTTCCCTCCTACATGGAGGAGGCGCGCGTCGTGAGACGCACCCTGCTTTCGGCGGCGCTTCAGGAGTATCCGCGTCGTCGCATCGTGTTGCTCATCGACGACCCTCCCGTTCCTCGAAGTGGTCACGATGCCGAACGCCTTGCCACCGCCCGGGCCCTACCCGGCGAGATCGCCAAGCTTCTGGACGAGCCCGCGAAGCTGTGCGCGGGAGCCTTCGAAGCGTTCCTCGATCGACGGGCCATGGGCCTGCGAGAGGTGGCGACGGAGGGCCTGGCCCTGAGTCGGTTGTATGCCGACGTGGCCAGCTGGTTCGAGCGACAGGCCGATCTCTATGACGTCGCCGATCATACCGATCAGCTTTTCGTGGAAGTGACTCTGCGCGGTCCCGGCCAAGCCTGTCGCGCATACGCCGAGCGTCTACGCGCTTCCGTCGACGCGATCGACGAACCCACTCTTATGGAAGAATACGCGCGTCTCTCCGCATGGTTTCGGCCCGAAATCACCGCCTTCG
Coding sequences within:
- a CDS encoding glycosyltransferase family 2 protein translates to MSRFGFCDAHGATESHDRVDQRARLAFVRREIRLTIAGLVVTLTAAALTIADMLGVLAIRIEAQAWAATIAQGLFFLIVAALIYGACVYQLARIGQLRRHAAHVPATDEDLRRVYREAAPPLLTVLVPSYMEEARVVRRTLLSAALQEYPRRRIVLLIDDPPVPRSGHDAERLATARALPGEIAKLLDEPAKLCAGAFEAFLDRRAMGLREVATEGLALSRLYADVASWFERQADLYDVADHTDQLFVEVTLRGPGQACRAYAERLRASVDAIDEPTLMEEYARLSAWFRPEITAFERKRYDNLSHAPNKAMNLNSYIALLGRSFREVRRGHRLLLEPADSRPADIVVPQSEFLLIVDADSLLTPDYALRLMHVMRTPGNERVAVAQTPYNAFPGARSLVERIAGATTDIQYLTHQGFTQYGATYWVGANAIVRVAALADIGIRDRERGYEITRFIRDDTVIEDTESTVDLIARGWRLYNYPERLAYSETPPDFGALLIQRRRWA
- a CDS encoding pyridoxal phosphate-dependent aminotransferase: MNFAQRMSRLGTESAFEVLARAKALERQGKSIIHLEIGEPDFDTPAHVKEAAKQALDAGATHYGPSAGLPELREAIAKHVAETRGVPVSPDEVVVTPGAKPIMFFTILALAGAGDEVIYPNPGFPIYESVINFAGGVPVPIPLREDTGFGFDLELFERKLSARTRLIIINSPENPTGGVLDRSQIERIAALAAARGIPVLADEIYRQFLYEGEFVSIMGMPGMRELTVLLDGFSKSYAMTGWRLGYGVMPVPLAEHVTRLMVNSNSCTSSFVQLAGIAALQGDQTPTARMVAEFKRRRDLVVDGLNRLPGVKCARPRGAFYVFPNITGTRRSSAEVADRLLNEAGVAVLAGTAFGQYGEGYLRLSYANSEANLRTALERMRPIFERLAG